In Candidatus Woesearchaeota archaeon, the following are encoded in one genomic region:
- a CDS encoding methylenetetrahydrofolate reductase — protein MKLTEVLQEKGFARIVEFSPPRGTELENLISEVEKVKSLVDFVAITHNPGGKPRMDSHYAAGILKERGNAEPICHFRIRDGNRIDLYGKLMAAKYLGIENILVIKGDSPKKEVFPEFYEVSDYKNSYEFIADIKKLNCALPTSYMEKLFTEKEIEKHRNDYKTDFCIGAAGHPLIPIDLKNPSENAGQELEGIRKKVEAGAEFILTQIVYDCEMYCRYRDSVYEALGREIPIIPGVLPILSASAISFLEREIVEVRIPEKIRKAICESDKPKEEGIRIARELMQNLKENGAPGINLFARTDAETAYRILL, from the coding sequence ATGAAACTAACAGAAGTTTTGCAGGAAAAGGGATTTGCAAGGATAGTTGAATTCAGCCCTCCCAGGGGAACTGAGCTTGAAAATCTGATTTCTGAAGTTGAGAAAGTGAAATCCCTTGTGGATTTTGTTGCAATAACCCATAATCCCGGCGGAAAGCCGAGGATGGACTCGCACTATGCAGCAGGAATCCTGAAAGAGAGGGGAAATGCAGAGCCCATATGCCATTTCAGGATAAGGGACGGAAACAGAATTGACCTTTACGGAAAGCTTATGGCTGCAAAATACCTTGGGATTGAAAACATCCTTGTAATAAAGGGGGATTCCCCGAAAAAGGAAGTGTTCCCTGAATTTTACGAGGTTTCTGACTACAAAAATTCCTACGAGTTCATAGCCGACATAAAAAAACTCAACTGCGCTCTTCCAACAAGCTACATGGAAAAGCTGTTCACTGAAAAGGAGATTGAAAAGCACAGAAACGATTACAAAACAGATTTCTGCATAGGCGCTGCAGGGCATCCTCTAATCCCGATTGACCTGAAAAATCCCTCTGAAAATGCAGGGCAGGAATTGGAAGGCATAAGGAAAAAGGTTGAGGCAGGCGCTGAATTCATACTTACGCAGATTGTGTATGACTGCGAAATGTACTGCAGATACAGGGACTCAGTTTATGAGGCGCTTGGAAGGGAAATCCCGATAATTCCTGGAGTGCTTCCCATATTGAGCGCATCTGCAATAAGCTTTCTTGAGAGGGAGATTGTGGAGGTAAGGATTCCCGAGAAGATAAGAAAGGCAATATGCGAAAGCGATAAGCCAAAAGAAGAGGGGATAAGAATTGCAAGGGAACTGATGCAGAACCTTAAGGAAAACGGGGCTCCGGGAATAAACCTGTTCGCAAGAACAGATGCAGAAACTGCATACAGGATTCTTTTATAA